A single region of the Halorubrum depositum genome encodes:
- a CDS encoding MATE family efflux transporter, producing MRSRLRAAAARLRAGLGSATADGLDRAGVIDRGRLGETLDLAWPRIVTGFAIMSKNTVDLAVVGFALGAPSVAGLAFAFAYWQLAKFVSIGLAGGTVSLVSQNYGGGEGDRAALVVKGSLLVALALAAPIVVGFVAFAEPLIALVGGEGTALRAGTVYLAVTAPALAFEFFNMIASRTYAGVGDTFTPMVVRAGGALLNVVLTVWLVLGAGLGVFGAGLGTAVSVAAVGVALSWGMTGRSYFGRGASPVPVGRAGPWIDAGLIRQLLRVSAPLIARRVAEGVAVFPLLWIASSFGDATVAALEVGRRVRALLGSFSWGFSIAASTLVGQRLGAGEESLATEYGRDVIRLSALVYVLASAVVLLAADPIAGVFVDDPAAVAATAAFVVVAAISAVPLGVDGSVTGSLRGAGDTRWPFLASMVGLYVVALPAALLGLATPLGVGGLYAAVIAEKLVPAGLNLARFRSNRWQAVSRQYRPDAVEGDAPAE from the coding sequence ATGCGCTCACGACTCCGGGCGGCGGCCGCGCGGCTCCGGGCCGGCCTCGGCTCGGCGACGGCGGACGGGCTCGACCGCGCCGGCGTCATCGACCGCGGCCGGCTCGGCGAGACCCTCGACCTGGCGTGGCCCCGGATCGTCACCGGGTTCGCCATCATGTCGAAGAACACGGTGGACCTGGCGGTCGTCGGGTTCGCGCTCGGGGCGCCCTCCGTCGCCGGGCTGGCGTTCGCGTTCGCCTACTGGCAGCTCGCGAAGTTCGTCTCCATCGGGCTCGCCGGCGGGACGGTGTCGCTCGTCTCGCAGAACTACGGCGGCGGCGAGGGCGACCGCGCCGCGCTCGTCGTCAAGGGGTCGCTCCTCGTCGCGCTGGCGCTCGCCGCGCCCATCGTCGTCGGCTTCGTCGCGTTCGCCGAACCGCTCATCGCGCTCGTCGGCGGCGAGGGGACCGCGCTCCGGGCCGGGACGGTGTACCTCGCGGTCACCGCGCCGGCGCTTGCCTTCGAGTTCTTCAACATGATCGCGAGCCGCACCTACGCCGGCGTCGGAGACACGTTCACCCCGATGGTGGTCCGGGCCGGGGGCGCGCTCCTCAACGTCGTCCTCACGGTCTGGCTCGTGCTCGGCGCCGGCCTCGGCGTGTTCGGCGCGGGGCTCGGCACCGCCGTCTCCGTCGCCGCCGTCGGGGTCGCACTCTCGTGGGGGATGACCGGCCGGTCGTACTTCGGGCGCGGCGCCTCGCCGGTCCCGGTGGGCCGCGCCGGCCCGTGGATCGACGCCGGGCTGATCCGGCAGCTCCTCCGGGTCTCCGCGCCCCTGATCGCGCGCCGGGTGGCCGAGGGCGTGGCCGTCTTCCCCCTGCTGTGGATCGCTTCCTCGTTCGGCGACGCGACCGTCGCGGCCCTCGAGGTCGGCCGACGCGTCCGGGCGCTCCTCGGGAGCTTCAGCTGGGGCTTCTCCATCGCCGCGAGCACGCTCGTCGGCCAGCGGCTCGGCGCGGGCGAGGAGTCGCTCGCGACGGAGTACGGCCGCGACGTGATCCGGCTGTCGGCGCTCGTCTACGTCCTCGCGTCGGCGGTCGTCCTGCTGGCCGCCGATCCGATCGCCGGCGTGTTCGTGGACGACCCGGCCGCCGTGGCGGCGACCGCGGCGTTCGTCGTCGTCGCCGCGATATCGGCGGTCCCGCTCGGCGTCGACGGCTCCGTGACCGGGTCGCTCCGCGGGGCGGGCGACACCCGATGGCCGTTCCTCGCGTCGATGGTCGGGCTGTACGTGGTCGCGCTCCCGGCAGCGCTGCTCGGGCTGGCGACGCCGCTCGGCGTCGGGGGACTGTACGCGGCGGTGATCGCCGAGAAGCTGGTACCGGCCGGGCTGAACCTCGCGCGATTTCGCTCGAACCGGTGGCAGGCCGTCAGCCGGCAGTACCGACCGGACGCGGTCGAGGGCGACGCGCCGGCGGAGTAG
- the thiE gene encoding thiamine phosphate synthase: MNPTEWRTYLVTQASRSAGRDTEAVVEAALAGGVDAVQLREKDVPDAERYEVGKRLRGLTADAGVPLIVNDRIDVAAAIDADGVHLGQSDLPVAVAREQLGTEAIVGVSASTVEQARTAADAGADYLGVGAVYGTRTKDVPDAKDGIGTERVREVAAAVDLPVIGIGGIDADNAGVVAAAGAAGVAVVSAITAAEDPEAATAAIREAVTE; the protein is encoded by the coding sequence ATGAATCCCACGGAGTGGCGGACGTACCTCGTGACGCAGGCGAGCCGGTCGGCGGGTCGCGACACCGAGGCGGTCGTCGAGGCGGCGCTCGCGGGCGGCGTCGACGCCGTGCAGCTCCGCGAGAAGGACGTCCCCGACGCGGAGCGGTACGAGGTCGGGAAGCGGCTGCGCGGGCTCACGGCCGACGCGGGCGTCCCGCTGATCGTCAACGACCGGATCGACGTCGCCGCCGCGATCGACGCCGACGGCGTCCACCTCGGGCAGTCCGACCTGCCGGTCGCGGTCGCGCGCGAGCAGTTGGGAACGGAAGCGATCGTCGGCGTCTCGGCGTCCACGGTCGAGCAGGCGCGGACCGCGGCCGACGCGGGCGCCGACTACCTCGGCGTCGGCGCGGTGTACGGGACGCGCACGAAGGACGTGCCGGACGCGAAAGACGGGATCGGGACCGAGCGGGTACGGGAGGTCGCCGCCGCGGTCGACCTCCCGGTGATCGGGATCGGCGGGATCGACGCCGACAACGCGGGCGTGGTGGCCGCGGCCGGCGCCGCGGGGGTCGCGGTCGTCTCCGCGATCACCGCCGCCGAGGACCCGGAGGCGGCGACCGCCGCGATCCGGGAGGCGGTCACGGAGTGA
- a CDS encoding SDR family oxidoreductase, translated as MALADPDLSGSTAFITGTTRGIGKQLALALADRGCNVVSTGKTTDDDDSELEGSVEQTAREVRDRGAEALALELDLRDEARVEAAVEESIDRFGEVDVVINNASAIQLANIADLPADRFDLLTDVNVRGTHLVAHAFADHLAGLDEAWFLSNSPPVVTDRSPGKAPYAWSKLGMSFVTLSLAEELASDDVGCNTFWPVTTIDTRATRYFGLGTEDDWRTPEIVSDAVLEILARDPAECTGESFYDEDLLREAGVTDFSAYNLTEGDPAPMSARLFDPSFEREA; from the coding sequence ATGGCACTCGCGGACCCCGACCTCTCGGGCTCGACGGCGTTCATCACCGGGACGACCCGCGGCATCGGCAAGCAGCTCGCGCTCGCGCTCGCCGACCGCGGCTGTAACGTCGTCTCGACGGGCAAGACGACCGACGACGACGACTCCGAGCTGGAGGGGTCGGTCGAGCAGACCGCCCGCGAGGTGCGCGACCGCGGGGCCGAGGCGCTCGCGCTCGAACTCGACCTCCGCGACGAGGCCCGCGTCGAGGCGGCGGTCGAGGAGTCGATCGACCGCTTCGGCGAGGTCGACGTCGTGATCAACAACGCGAGCGCGATCCAGCTGGCGAATATCGCCGACCTGCCGGCCGACCGGTTCGACCTCCTGACCGACGTGAACGTCCGCGGGACCCACCTCGTCGCGCACGCGTTCGCGGACCACCTCGCGGGGCTCGACGAGGCGTGGTTCCTGTCGAACTCGCCGCCGGTCGTGACCGACCGCTCGCCGGGGAAGGCGCCGTACGCGTGGTCGAAGCTCGGGATGTCGTTCGTCACGCTCTCGCTCGCCGAGGAACTGGCGAGCGACGACGTCGGCTGTAACACGTTCTGGCCGGTGACGACGATCGACACCCGGGCGACGCGCTACTTCGGGCTCGGGACCGAGGACGACTGGCGCACCCCGGAGATCGTCTCCGACGCCGTGCTCGAGATCCTCGCTCGCGACCCGGCGGAGTGCACGGGCGAGAGCTTCTACGACGAGGACCTGCTCCGCGAGGCGGGCGTCACCGACTTCTCGGCGTACAACCTCACGGAAGGCGACCCGGCACCGATGTCGGCGCGGCTGTTCGATCCGTCGTTCGAACGCGAGGCGTGA
- a CDS encoding SDR family oxidoreductase gives MDPTVAITGATSGIGRAVAEAFVDSGAFVAVSGRDGAAVDRTVAELNGEGGESAEADDAGGDDEGGPAGRAWGERVDVRDEFDLERFFQRAAREGGPIDVVFANAAVFHGAPGESPADALSYADYDDTMRTNARGVFATVNEAVPHLADDARVIVPSGSVAHESTAGMGAYAVSKAAAEAVARGFAADLDAAVGVVDPGLVATDLTGKERARDPESVAPLFVWAATEAPAEDLNGERLGLREWKKATR, from the coding sequence ATGGATCCGACGGTCGCGATCACCGGCGCAACGAGCGGGATCGGGCGGGCGGTGGCCGAGGCGTTCGTCGACTCGGGGGCGTTCGTCGCCGTCTCCGGCCGCGACGGCGCCGCCGTCGATCGCACCGTCGCGGAGCTGAACGGCGAGGGCGGGGAGTCGGCTGAAGCCGACGACGCCGGCGGGGACGACGAGGGCGGCCCCGCCGGCAGGGCGTGGGGCGAGCGCGTCGACGTCCGCGACGAGTTCGACCTCGAGCGCTTCTTCCAGCGGGCCGCCCGCGAGGGCGGGCCGATCGACGTCGTGTTCGCGAACGCCGCCGTCTTCCACGGCGCGCCCGGCGAGAGCCCGGCGGACGCGCTCTCGTACGCCGACTACGACGACACCATGCGCACCAACGCCCGCGGCGTCTTCGCGACGGTCAACGAGGCCGTCCCCCACCTCGCCGACGACGCGCGGGTGATCGTCCCCTCCGGCTCCGTTGCTCACGAGTCGACGGCCGGAATGGGCGCGTACGCGGTCTCGAAGGCCGCGGCCGAGGCGGTCGCCCGCGGGTTCGCCGCCGACCTCGACGCGGCGGTCGGCGTCGTCGACCCCGGGCTCGTCGCCACCGACCTCACCGGGAAGGAGCGCGCCCGCGACCCCGAGAGCGTCGCGCCGCTGTTCGTCTGGGCGGCCACCGAGGCGCCCGCCGAGGACCTGAACGGCGAGCGGTTGGGGCTGCGCGAGTGGAAGAAAGCGACGCGATAG
- a CDS encoding phytoene desaturase family protein encodes MDVAPDIDAVAGESVVVIGGGFGGLSTACYLADAGADVTLLEKNEQLGGRASRLEADGFRFDMGPSWYLMPDVFERFFGHFGRSPDEFYELERLDPHYRVFWKDGDKVDVLPDREANKALFEEYEPGAGEAFEAYLEESKRTYEIGMEHFVYEDRPRLRDYVDTDVLRYSWGLSLLGKMQGHVEEYFDHPKLQQLMQYTLVFLGGSPYNTPALYNLMSHVDYNMGVYYPEGGIGAVVDGIVELGADLGVEYVTDAEVTGIEGRRGGFAVDTADGERYLSDLVVSDADYAHTEQELLPSRKRQYTDEYWESRTYAPSAFLLYLGVEGDVPNLEHHTLVLPTAWDGHFEQIFDDPSWPDDPAYYLCVPSETDDTVAPEGHSNLFALVPIAPGLEDTPELREEYRDLVLDDIAENTGTELRDRIVFEETFCVDDFADRYNSYRGSALGLAHTLRQTSLLRPSHESDAVDGLYFTGSTTTPGIGVPMCLISGQITAEAVSKPT; translated from the coding sequence ATGGACGTGGCCCCGGACATCGACGCCGTGGCCGGCGAATCCGTCGTCGTGATCGGCGGCGGGTTCGGCGGGCTCTCGACAGCGTGTTACCTCGCGGACGCCGGCGCGGACGTGACCCTCTTGGAGAAGAACGAGCAGCTCGGCGGGCGCGCGAGCCGGCTGGAGGCCGACGGCTTCCGGTTCGACATGGGCCCCTCGTGGTACCTGATGCCGGACGTGTTCGAGCGGTTCTTCGGCCACTTCGGGCGCTCGCCCGACGAGTTCTACGAGTTGGAGCGGCTCGACCCGCACTACCGCGTGTTCTGGAAGGACGGCGACAAAGTCGACGTGCTTCCGGACCGCGAGGCGAACAAGGCGCTGTTCGAGGAGTACGAGCCCGGCGCAGGCGAGGCGTTCGAGGCGTACCTGGAGGAGTCGAAGCGTACCTACGAGATCGGGATGGAACACTTCGTGTACGAGGACCGCCCGCGGCTGCGCGACTACGTCGACACGGACGTGCTCCGGTACTCGTGGGGGCTCTCGCTTTTGGGGAAGATGCAGGGGCACGTGGAGGAGTACTTCGACCACCCGAAGCTCCAGCAGCTGATGCAGTACACGCTCGTCTTCCTCGGCGGCTCGCCGTACAACACCCCCGCGCTGTACAACCTGATGAGCCACGTCGACTACAACATGGGCGTCTACTACCCGGAAGGCGGCATCGGCGCCGTCGTCGACGGGATCGTCGAACTCGGCGCCGACCTCGGCGTGGAGTACGTCACCGACGCCGAGGTGACGGGGATCGAGGGGCGCCGCGGCGGGTTCGCGGTCGACACCGCGGACGGGGAGCGCTACCTCTCGGACCTCGTCGTCTCGGACGCCGACTACGCGCACACCGAACAGGAGCTGCTGCCGTCGCGCAAGCGGCAGTACACCGACGAGTACTGGGAGTCGCGGACGTACGCCCCCTCGGCGTTCCTGTTATACCTCGGCGTCGAGGGCGACGTGCCGAACCTCGAACACCACACGCTGGTGCTGCCGACGGCGTGGGACGGCCACTTCGAGCAGATCTTCGACGACCCGTCGTGGCCCGACGACCCCGCCTACTACCTCTGCGTCCCCTCCGAGACCGACGACACGGTGGCGCCGGAGGGGCACAGCAACCTCTTCGCGCTGGTGCCCATCGCACCGGGGCTGGAGGACACCCCGGAGCTCCGCGAGGAGTACCGCGACCTCGTGTTAGACGACATCGCCGAGAACACCGGGACGGAGCTGCGCGACCGGATCGTCTTCGAGGAGACGTTCTGCGTCGACGACTTCGCCGACCGCTACAACAGCTACCGCGGGAGCGCGCTCGGCTTGGCGCACACGCTGCGGCAGACCTCGCTGCTCCGGCCGTCCCACGAGTCCGACGCGGTCGACGGCCTCTACTTCACGGGGTCGACGACGACGCCCGGCATCGGCGTCCCCATGTGTCTCATCAGCGGACAGATAACGGCCGAGGCGGTCTCGAAGCCGACGTGA
- a CDS encoding prenyltransferase produces the protein MSDAVTRTATDAGRRSIADDLRYLLVLSRPRFWLYLAGPVAVGVTYGIGDVSGLFTPTTVALAAYFLVPANVFLYGVNDAFDADIDELNPKKEDREARWRGSRLVALAVLASALAGLATFALAPRVAWPYLAGFLLLSVGYSAPPVRFKTTPLLDSASNGLYILPGAAAYATVAGAHPPLAALAGAWLWTMGMHTFSAIPDIEPDRAAGIRTTATLLGEGRTYAYCFACWAVAAAAFAAVDLRLGALLGVYPLFVAWVAASSISVDRAYWWFPALNTAVGTLLAMGGLWRVYPVTEVLA, from the coding sequence GTGAGCGACGCCGTGACCCGCACAGCGACCGACGCCGGTCGACGGTCGATCGCCGACGACCTCCGGTACCTGCTGGTGCTGTCGCGGCCGCGCTTCTGGCTGTATCTCGCGGGGCCGGTCGCGGTCGGCGTCACGTACGGTATCGGCGACGTGAGCGGGTTGTTCACGCCGACGACCGTCGCGCTGGCGGCGTACTTCCTCGTGCCCGCGAACGTCTTCCTCTACGGCGTCAACGACGCCTTCGACGCCGACATCGACGAGCTGAACCCGAAGAAAGAGGACCGCGAGGCGCGCTGGCGGGGGAGCCGCCTCGTCGCGCTCGCGGTGCTCGCGTCGGCGCTCGCGGGGCTCGCCACGTTCGCGCTCGCGCCGCGGGTCGCGTGGCCGTACCTCGCCGGGTTCCTCCTGCTGTCGGTCGGCTACAGCGCCCCGCCGGTGCGGTTCAAGACGACGCCGCTCCTCGACTCCGCCTCGAACGGGCTCTACATACTCCCCGGCGCGGCCGCGTACGCGACCGTCGCCGGCGCCCACCCGCCGCTCGCGGCGCTCGCGGGCGCGTGGCTCTGGACGATGGGGATGCACACGTTCTCCGCGATCCCCGACATCGAGCCGGACCGGGCCGCCGGGATCCGGACGACGGCGACGCTGCTCGGCGAGGGGCGGACGTACGCCTACTGCTTCGCGTGCTGGGCCGTCGCCGCGGCCGCGTTCGCCGCGGTCGACCTCCGGCTCGGCGCGCTGCTCGGCGTCTACCCGCTCTTCGTCGCGTGGGTCGCCGCCTCGTCGATCTCGGTCGACCGCGCGTACTGGTGGTTCCCGGCGCTGAACACCGCCGTCGGCACGCTGCTGGCGATGGGCGGCCTCTGGCGCGTCTACCCGGTCACGGAGGTGCTCGCGTGA
- the cruF gene encoding bisanhydrobacterioruberin hydratase: MSDPDGSAGSARSTESTASGVDALRARLPDTRRGAEALLDRTVRENRFTIAVLFPLVGALALVGSAEGWVPEPFAFHPWFVLFGVLVMRSPLVVGTLPAVDRRALGWIGVLIAYTYAIELVGVATGWPYGSFEYAVDLGPMLAGVPVALPVFFIPLVANAYLLCLLLLGPRASNGWLRLLTVIAAVVAMDVVLDPGAVALGFWSFGSGSFYGVPLSNYAGWVVSATVAVVTLDRAFAGTTLRDRLRDCEFMLDDMVSFVILWGGINLWYGNLLPVAVAAAFGVGLVRADRFDARVFSPRG, encoded by the coding sequence GTGAGCGACCCGGACGGGTCGGCGGGCTCCGCGAGGTCGACTGAGTCGACCGCGTCCGGCGTCGACGCGCTCCGCGCGCGGCTCCCCGACACGCGCCGCGGGGCCGAGGCGCTCCTCGACCGGACCGTTCGCGAGAACCGGTTCACCATCGCCGTGCTGTTCCCGCTCGTCGGTGCGCTGGCCTTGGTCGGCAGCGCGGAGGGGTGGGTGCCGGAGCCGTTCGCCTTCCACCCGTGGTTCGTGCTGTTCGGGGTGCTGGTGATGCGCTCGCCGCTCGTCGTCGGAACCCTCCCCGCGGTCGACCGCCGCGCGCTCGGGTGGATCGGCGTCCTGATCGCGTACACCTACGCGATCGAGCTGGTCGGCGTCGCCACGGGGTGGCCGTACGGCAGCTTCGAGTACGCCGTCGACCTCGGGCCGATGCTCGCCGGCGTGCCGGTCGCGCTCCCGGTGTTCTTCATCCCGCTCGTGGCCAACGCCTACCTGCTCTGTCTCCTCCTCCTCGGTCCGCGGGCCTCGAACGGGTGGCTCCGACTGCTGACCGTGATCGCCGCGGTCGTCGCGATGGACGTGGTCCTCGACCCCGGCGCGGTCGCGCTCGGCTTCTGGAGCTTCGGCAGCGGGAGCTTCTACGGCGTCCCGCTCTCGAACTACGCCGGCTGGGTCGTGTCGGCGACGGTGGCGGTCGTCACCCTCGACCGCGCGTTCGCGGGGACGACGCTCCGCGACCGGCTGCGCGACTGCGAGTTCATGCTCGACGACATGGTGAGCTTCGTGATCCTCTGGGGCGGGATCAACCTCTGGTACGGGAACCTCCTGCCGGTCGCCGTCGCCGCCGCGTTCGGCGTCGGCCTCGTCCGCGCGGACCGGTTCGACGCGCGGGTGTTTTCGCCGCGGGGGTGA
- a CDS encoding diadenylate cyclase → MSRLAIEYGAHERVREVVDRLTYCAEHVSVAFDGWEEPHVKGPGLYFAVVADRGYGAYADPMGDNRWPRESCASVFDEDAFVDAVGSVSVEQDGGIVVAVDGEIEEQMVRFRDLGTRSGESQLVDDVSYEPWMGSRHMSAIETSVRPEVVATVTLSEETGRVSRFRDGEATSMRRHELGGEWRAE, encoded by the coding sequence ATGAGCCGGCTGGCGATCGAGTACGGCGCCCACGAGCGCGTCAGGGAGGTCGTCGACCGTCTGACCTACTGCGCCGAGCACGTCAGCGTCGCGTTCGACGGCTGGGAGGAGCCGCACGTCAAGGGGCCGGGGCTGTACTTCGCGGTCGTCGCCGACCGCGGCTACGGCGCGTACGCCGACCCGATGGGCGACAACCGCTGGCCCCGCGAGAGCTGCGCGTCGGTGTTCGACGAGGACGCCTTCGTGGACGCGGTCGGGTCGGTGAGCGTCGAGCAGGACGGCGGGATCGTCGTCGCCGTCGACGGCGAGATCGAGGAGCAGATGGTCCGCTTCCGCGACCTGGGCACCCGGAGCGGCGAGTCACAGCTCGTCGACGACGTGAGCTACGAGCCGTGGATGGGATCGCGACACATGAGCGCGATCGAGACCTCGGTCCGGCCGGAGGTCGTGGCGACGGTGACGCTGAGCGAGGAGACGGGGCGCGTGAGCCGCTTCCGCGACGGGGAGGCGACGTCGATGCGGCGCCACGAGCTCGGCGGCGAGTGGCGCGCGGAGTAG